A section of the Venturia canescens isolate UGA chromosome 11, ASM1945775v1, whole genome shotgun sequence genome encodes:
- the LOC122417957 gene encoding uncharacterized protein, giving the protein MFHRKFIFLLLCAFCHFSGVVNDRGNFFTEEIRSLSELPLDRLIRIRTNLIGDDEEGSKLPDNPARSTALSLPVAQPLKRISTRKSIRRHEDYWDEKGKDSKISKIFQLTVTALSFLAFGGYLISLIIMAIRRNQTAATSGSVIVFSNLQKYKRPKRQAWLIDPMENDFDQDRMYRGMIMLSECYADVRQ; this is encoded by the exons atGTTccatcgaaaattcatttttcttttgctctgtgctttttgccatttttctgGCGTCGTGAACGATCGAGGCAACTTTTTTACCGAGGAAATTCGGAGTTTGAGTGAACTGCCACTGGACCGACTCATTCGGATCAGGACGAACCTGATCGGCGACGACGAAG AAGGATCGAAGCTCCCCGATAACCCAGCGAGATCCACGGCACTCTCCCTCCCAGTGGCACAGCCTCTCAAAAGAATAAGCACGAGAAAATCGATCAGGAGACACGAGGACTACTGGGACGAGAAAGgaaaagattcgaaaatttcgaaaatcttcCAGCTGACAGTGACAGCTCTGTCCTTTCTCGCATTCGGTGGTTACTTGATTTCTCTCATCATCATGGCCATCCGGAGGAATCAGACTGCAGCCACGTCCGGAAGCGTTATAGTTTTTTCG aatttgcAGAAATATAAGAGACCAAAACGACAGGCTTGGCTCATCGATCCAATGGAAAACGATTTCGATCAGGACAGAATGTATCGTGGCATGATAATGTTGTCAGAATGTTATGCTGATGTAAGGCAATGA
- the LOC122418105 gene encoding uncharacterized protein — MSTPVLILLTIFLQSFLVRASEKEGVFDKIKSGLQYATDYLKTAKEIADLVSRSLGHRNNDRNHSKGEEEANRNRKNDEKRGDDSGRDDGRSKNSKTPNLLSGFFRLLGLDSPRIAAIAVNSVIFLAQMISSLFEVKPKLVEESRARSDESLFDPLDFIVENKNEKVQSLVEQAKDPRLPIHLIEKLDGPNSACVRLFICKSSPIILAAQNSLKNRTVERRFDITSWLPRMEDFEDNADRCDEKHDDCALFPE; from the exons ATGTCCACTCCGGTGCTCATTCTTTTGACCATATTTTTGCAAAGTTTTCTCGTCCGTGCCAGTGAGAAAGAAg GCGTTTTCGACAAAATCAAATCAGGCTTGCAGTACGCTACGGACTATTTGAAAACGGCGAAGGAAATCGCTGACCTCGTGTCCAGGAgtcttggacatcgaaacaaCGATAGGAATCACAGCAAAGGCGAGGAGGAGGCTAACAGGAACAGGAAGAACGATGAAAAGCGGGGGGACGACTCGGGCAGGGATGACGGGAGatcgaaaaactcgaaaactcCGAATTTGCTCTCCGGATTCTTCAGACTCCTCGGACTCGACTCACCGAGGATAGCTGCGATCGCTGTCAACAGCGTAATTTTCCTGGCCCAAATG ATCAGCTCGCTCTTCGAAGTGAAACCAAAGCTGGTGGAGGAATCGAGAGCAAGGAGCGACGAAAGTCTTTTCGATCCGTTGGATTTcatcgttgaaaataaaaacgaaaag GTCCAAAGTTTAGTGGAGCAAGCCAAAGATCCACGACTGCCGATACACTTGATAGAAAAACTGGACGGTCCCAATTCCGCGTGCGTGAGACTTTTCATCTGCAAAAGTTCACCGATAATATTGGCAGCTcagaattcgttgaaaaatagaaCAGTCGAAAGAAGATTTGACATAACGTCGTGGCTCCCAAGGATGGAAGACTTCGAGGATAACGCGGACAGATGCGACGAGAAGCATGACGACTGCGCCTTGTTCCCGGAATGA